The proteins below come from a single Branchiostoma floridae strain S238N-H82 chromosome 5, Bfl_VNyyK, whole genome shotgun sequence genomic window:
- the LOC118415976 gene encoding zinc finger protein 423-like isoform X2 — protein MDTAVDIDGADGMDQGTTECQKAHRQASTSLNIPRLNMEVSDSQVLVQGQIDSAQTDALYSVEWLQKQMKERNHGETVVPNSRILRRLFSSAMAHRLRAQSPHKYRNALLLKDHLDILYTIFHGKAPQETANPFLLSLIEEYERMKLAEAKATSMTASLSSTLSVQAPVDNFSSDKEDSCTVQTQQQDSKDSPSHAETQAENPRTVKNSGDVEGRADKQTEAIDGSTNFKTSAKKVTPKKGMIRMGNRCYSCFECYDVFKNSIELRMHFLLHHPSRLPYIDGEDDILEARQVIQATVERGEHIDFHSISLQFPSITEEEFLRTKNSCMSLKDKIQTTVQGLLPSTHSIKFVQNPMSVTTVDSAVSKSMLNGREELCDVNRETALDLSAKSKDDVNIGSVERKPCVPLHHYDMKSTHSLSKVESDKGPSQLIVKVKQEPNDLHEFGRDLHDKECSRAPPKLLQEKVKKETADKGVDPMPLSIYLRQANAANTDAEKKTELQKGPSGSLQILNTDVKMEIKRRFDDHNEGHPVKKTSSTRRKNTRPKRMRVDSDSWEDAGTGTGTEKAIEHMQPWADQAGTGFKKETLAASENSSSYFDNAFSEEVESLDKSVKGKTAALFKVKMCVDCNKTFRSHVDLKMHVLRNHPEKLPLLNWPAEDFPSTKPPDGFAEDSRPGLIYCTECDSTFKMFMDLKMHVMQVHPEKLPDFEWPNRDQMRKRGNPYRRSKRARQPGRKMKRGRSRSPKGRSQEREMTSSGSDRQEEEQFAQDGSLDLRIRKSVKKETSSEILDLSVRKVPTCITGVNSYSNPSADGSIPATGYKQFTEHVPGRKRGHRCSLCHETFALLVERKMHVLQCHPEKLSDFNMRDVPQSSTTTEHDLWTKEVPNGRGKNKYTRKCPMCTKEFRSLTMLKKHALAKHPGGLAEVCRDSTPVSYGSVLSFVPPSRVKSSNGASSGDFNEIVAANTRVHRARAMKRKCPACGACFKALSRLKQHVLLEHPSKLGEVCEPDEEPPFRLSSSTPKTVSCSECGAGFATPIELKSHFLKHHPSKFTDVLKPLASDLPVVKRFGDQFVVLKDSLLYRHMCEECGVGFATQEAKMTHVQVEHQTQGSSYSAALQVLVNTRATKFRGKMHLCPQCGTGFSTEIERKRHVLEHHPGQFAKFAEVVDPLNLQVTEPVSGEGDKTKFTQLSGYSKKSLWGIPCPANCETRCKTWLDLKKHVLMHHPSCFGEVCRYSQEDITRLVLEKTSTVKAEKGSGTEDINTEDGNIVKTLLTGHRLIQAALSQSSIHQGEVSNDKVVKQEHSAKNERVDHNTSSPNGVTQTNGKGDSMEKTNTRHVRRHWCPDCHMPFSNFLDLKFHVMMKHPAKLLTLNVPEKNVQQQPAGMEPVDSKESQNALPSTNSGETTPHSVLRKGGNKRPTEKTDLTHEELTLTEQVQAHGTTRRLLLPKPGKAWTKSQQMRLKQKSLSEEATKTKYSRKVRWQCPECKSLFDHFLGLKAHAVESHSFMLPLLDPETTKIRLDRKVSKDLVGETEIVQSTC, from the exons ATGGATACAGCTGTAGACATAGATGGTGCTGACGGTATGGACCAGGGGACCACGGAGTGCCAAAAAGCACACAGACAGGCCAGCACCTCCCTCAACATTCCCAGATTGAACATGGAGGTCTCTGACAGTCAGGTACTAGTTCAG GGCCAAATTGACTCAGCACAGACAgatgctttgtacagtgtggAGTGGTTACagaaacaaatgaaagaaagaaaccaTGGGGAGACAGTTGTTCCCAACTCCAG GATTCTGCGCAGGTTGTTCTCCTCGGCCATGGCACATCGGCTGAGAGCACAGTCCCCCCACAAGTACAGGAACGCCCTGCTCCTCAAGGACCACCTGGACATCCTGTACACCATCTTCCATGGCAAGGCCCCTCAGGAGACAGCCAACCCCTTCCTTCTCAGTCTCATTGAAGAGTATGAGAGGATGAAGCTTGCTGAAGCAAAAG CTACTAGTATGACAGCTTCATTGTCATCTACATTAAGTGTGCAGG CTCCTGTAGACAACTTCTCATCTGACAAGGAAGACAGCTGTACAGTTCAGACACAGCAGCAGGACAGTAAGGACAGTCCTAGTCATGCTGAAACCCAGGCAGAGAACCCCAGAACTGTCAAAAATAGTGGAGATGTGGAAGGCAGAGCTGACAAACAAACTGAAGCAATCGATGGAAGCACAAACTTTAAGACTTCTGCCAAGAAAGTGACACCTAAAAAAGGGATGATTAGGATGGGCAATCGCTGCTACTCTTGTTTTGAGTGTTATGATGTCTTTAAGAACTCTATTGAGTTGAGGATGCACTTCCTCCTCCATCACCCCTCACGCCTTCCTTACATTGATGGAGAGGATGACATCTTGGAGGCCAGGCAAGTCATCCAGGCTACGGTGGAGAGGGGGGAACATATCGACTTTCACTCCATCTCCCTCCAGTTTCCCAGCATCACTGAGGAGGAGTTTCTGAGGACCAAAAATAGCTGCATGTCTCTAAAGGATAAGATACAAACAACTGTTCAGGGCCTTCTGCCTTCAACACACAGTATCAAGTTTGTACAGAACCCTATGTCAGTTACAACAGTTGATAGTGCTGTATCAAAGTCAATGTTAAATGGTAGGGAGGAATTGTGTGATGTAAACAGAGAAACTGCTCTAGATTTGTCAGCTAAGAGTAAAGATGATGTAAATATTGGAAGTGTAGAAAGGAAGCCATGTGTGCCATTACACCACTACGATATGAAAAGTACCCATTCATTGTCAAAAGTCGAAAGTGATAAAGGTCCATCACAATTAATTGTTAAAGTAAAACAAGAACCTAATGATCTACATGAGTTTGGACGTGACCTCCATGACAAAGAGTGTTCAAGAGCTCCTCCTAAACTACTTCAGGAAAAGGTGAAGAAGGAGACTGCAGACAAAGGTGTAGATCCCATGCCTTTAAGTATCTATTTGAGACAGGCAAATGCTGCAAACACAgatgcagaaaaaaagacagagTTACAAAAAGGGCCCAGTGGTAGCTTACAGATCCTCAACACAGATGTGAAGATGGAAATAAAAAGAAGATTTGATGATCACAATGAAGGACACCCCGTCAAGAAAACATCATCTACCAGGAGGAAAAATACTCGACCAAAGAGGATGAGAGTTGACAGTGACTCCTGGGAAGATGCAGGTACTGGCACTGGGACAGAGAAGGCCATTGAACACATGCAGCCATGGGCTGACCAGGCAGggacaggttttaaaaaagaaacctTGGCAGCTTCAGAAAATTCCTCATCATATTTTGACAATGCCTTCAGTGAAGAAGTTGAAAGTCTTGACAAAAGTGTGAAGGGGAAAACAGCAGCTTTATTTAAGGTTAAGATGTGTGTTGATTGTAACAAGACCTTCAGAAGCCACGTGGACCTCAAAATGCACGTGTTGCGTAACCACCCAGAGAAGCTTCCTCTGCTGAACTGGCCAGCTGAAGACTTTCCAAGCACCAAACCTCCTGATGGTTTTGCAGAGGACAGCAGACCTGGGCTGATCTACTGTACAGAATGTGACTCTACATTCAAGATGTTCATGGATCTGAAGATGCATGTGATGCAGGTCCACCCAGAGAAGCTACCCGACTTTGAGTGGCCTAACAGGGACCAGATGAGGAAGCGGGGAAACCCTTACAGGAGAAGCAAGAGAGCCAGGCAGCCAGGCCGTAAGATGAAGAGAGGGAGGAGTAGATCTCCAAAGGGAAGAAGCCAAGAAAGAGAAATGACTTCATCAGGGTCTGACAGACAAGAGGAGGAGCAGTTTGCACAGGATGGGTCCTTAGATTTGAGGATAAGGAAATCTGTAAAGAAAGAAACGAGCAGTGAAATTTTAGACCTGAGTGTGCGCAAAGTTCCAACTTGCATTACAGGAGTAAATAGCTACAGCAACCCCTCAGCAGATGGCTCTATACCAGCAACAGGATACAAACAGTTTACAGAACATGTGCCAGGCAGAAAGCGAGGACACAGATGTTCTCTATGCCATGAGACGTTCGCTTTACTTGTAGAGCGCAAAATGCATGTTCTGCAGTGCCATCCTGAGAAACTGTCAGACTTCAACATGAGAGATGTGCCACAATCCAGCACTACTACAGAGCATGATCTGTGGACAAAAGAAGTGCCTAACGGAAGGGGAAAGAACAAGTATACCAGGAAGTGCCCTATGTGTACCAAAGAATTCAGGTCTCTCACTATGTTGAAAAAGCATGCATTGGCAAAGCATCCTGGAGGGCTTGCTGAAGTGTGTAGAGATAGCACCCCTGTCAGTTATGGCAGTGTGTTATCATTTGTACCTCCAAGCAGAGTGAAAAGTTCCAATGGAGCAAGCAGTGGTGATTTCAACGAGATTGTAGCAGCCAACACCAGAGTCCACAGAGCAAGAGCAATGAAGCGTAAGTGCCCAGCCTGTGGTGCTTGTTTTAAAGCCCTGTCTCGTCTGAAACAGCACGTCTTGTTGGAACATCCGTCAAAGCTGGGGGAGGTCTGTGAACCAGATGAGGAACCTCCGTTCAGACTTTCATCAAGTACGCCCAAGACTGTGTCTTGTTCAGAATGTGGTGCAGGGTTTGCCACCCCCATTGAACTGAAGAGTCACTTCCTCAAACACCATCCCTCCAAATTCACAGATGTGTTAAAGCCTTTGGCATCTGATCTTCCCGTTGTGAAAAGATTTGGTGACCAGTTTGTTGTCCTGAAAGACAGTCTGCTGTACAGACATATGTGTGAAGAGTGCGGTGTGGGCTTCGCCACACAGGAGGCAAAGATGACTCATGTACAGGTGGAGCACCAAACCCAGGGGAGCAGCTACAGTGCTGCTCTTCAGGTGCTAGTCAACACAAGAGCCACCAAGTTTCGGGGAAAGATGCATCTGTGCCCGCAGTGTGGTACGGGCTTCAGTACAGAGATCGAGCGGAAGCGACATGTCCTAGAACACCATCCGGGCCAGTTTGCAAAATTTGCAGAGGTGGTGGACCCCCTGAACCTGCAGGTGACAGAGCCTGTGTCTGGAGAAGGTGACAAGACAAAATTCACACAGCTTAGTGGGTATTCCAAGAAGTCTCTGTGGGGTATCCCCTGTCCCGCCAACTGTGAGACACGCTGTAAGACGTGGTTGGATCTTAAGAAGCATGTCCTGATGCACCACCCCTCCTGCTTCGGAGAAGTCTGCAGGTACAGCCAAGAGGACATAACAAGACTCGTGCTGGAGAAAACATCAACTGTAAAGGCGGAGAAGGGCAGTGGCACTGAAGACATCAACACAGAGGATGGAAATATAGTGAAAACTCTGTTGACTGGGCACAGGCTGATTCAGGCTGCACTGTCGCAGTCCTCCATACATCAGGGTGAAGTCAGTAATGATAAAGTTGTTAAACAGGAGCACAGTGCCAAAAACGAAAGGGTAGACCACAACACCAGCTCACCCAATGGTGTGACTCAAACAAATGGAAAAGGAGACTCAATGGAGAAAACTAATACTCGGCACGTAAGGCGACACTGGTGCCCCGACTGCCACATGCCGTTTTCCAACTTCTTGGACCTgaagtttcatgtcatgatgaAACACCCTGCCAAACTTCTCACACTGAACGTTCCAGAGAAGAACGTCCAGCAGCAGCCAGCAGGGATGGAACCAGTGGACAGCAAAGAGTCCCAGAATGCTCTACCCAGTACAAACAGTGGGGAGACCACACCGCACAGTGTGTTGCGTAAAGGTGGCAACAAGAGGCCGACAGAGAAAACAGATCTAACGCATGAGGAgctcacactcacagaacaggTGCAGGCACATGGAACCACAAGACGGCTTCTCCTTCCTAAGCCAGGCAAGGCATGGACCAAAAGTCAGCAGATGCGGCTTAAACAGAAAAGTCTGTCAGAAGAGGCCACGAAAACCAAGTACTCCAGAAAAGTGAGATGGCAGTGCCCAGAATGTAAAAGCCTGTTTGACCATTTTCTTGGCCTGAAAGCGCACGCAGTAGAAAGTCATTCCTTCATGTTGCCCTTGCTTGATCCAGAAACCACCAAGATCAGACTTGACAGGAAGGTCTCTAAAGACTTGGTGGGAGAAACAGAAATCGTCCAGAGTACATGTTAG
- the LOC118415976 gene encoding zinc finger protein 423-like isoform X3 yields the protein MDTAVDIDGADGMDQGTTECQKAHRQASTSLNIPRLNMEVSDSQVLVQGQIDSAQTDALYSVEWLQKQMKERNHGETVVPNSRILRRLFSSAMAHRLRAQSPHKYRNALLLKDHLDILYTIFHGKAPQETANPFLLSLIEEYERMKLAEAKAPVDNFSSDKEDSCTVQTQQQDSKDSPSHAETQAENPRTVKNSGDVEGRADKQTEAIDGSTNFKTSAKKVTPKKGMIRMGNRCYSCFECYDVFKNSIELRMHFLLHHPSRLPYIDGEDDILEARQVIQATVERGEHIDFHSISLQFPSITEEEFLRTKNSCMSLKDKIQTTVQGLLPSTHSIKFVQNPMSVTTVDSAVSKSMLNGREELCDVNRETALDLSAKSKDDVNIGSVERKPCVPLHHYDMKSTHSLSKVESDKGPSQLIVKVKQEPNDLHEFGRDLHDKECSRAPPKLLQEKVKKETADKGVDPMPLSIYLRQANAANTDAEKKTELQKGPSGSLQILNTDVKMEIKRRFDDHNEGHPVKKTSSTRRKNTRPKRMRVDSDSWEDAGTGTGTEKAIEHMQPWADQAGTGFKKETLAASENSSSYFDNAFSEEVESLDKSVKGKTAALFKVKMCVDCNKTFRSHVDLKMHVLRNHPEKLPLLNWPAEDFPSTKPPDGFAEDSRPGLIYCTECDSTFKMFMDLKMHVMQVHPEKLPDFEWPNRDQMRKRGNPYRRSKRARQPGRKMKRGRSRSPKGRSQEREMTSSGSDRQEEEQFAQDGSLDLRIRKSVKKETSSEILDLSVRKVPTCITGVNSYSNPSADGSIPATGYKQFTEHVPGRKRGHRCSLCHETFALLVERKMHVLQCHPEKLSDFNMRDVPQSSTTTEHDLWTKEVPNGRGKNKYTRKCPMCTKEFRSLTMLKKHALAKHPGGLAEVCRDSTPVSYGSVLSFVPPSRVKSSNGASSGDFNEIVAANTRVHRARAMKRKCPACGACFKALSRLKQHVLLEHPSKLGEVCEPDEEPPFRLSSSTPKTVSCSECGAGFATPIELKSHFLKHHPSKFTDVLKPLASDLPVVKRFGDQFVVLKDSLLYRHMCEECGVGFATQEAKMTHVQVEHQTQGSSYSAALQVLVNTRATKFRGKMHLCPQCGTGFSTEIERKRHVLEHHPGQFAKFAEVVDPLNLQVTEPVSGEGDKTKFTQLSGYSKKSLWGIPCPANCETRCKTWLDLKKHVLMHHPSCFGEVCRYSQEDITRLVLEKTSTVKAEKGSGTEDINTEDGNIVKTLLTGHRLIQAALSQSSIHQGEVSNDKVVKQEHSAKNERVDHNTSSPNGVTQTNGKGDSMEKTNTRHVRRHWCPDCHMPFSNFLDLKFHVMMKHPAKLLTLNVPEKNVQQQPAGMEPVDSKESQNALPSTNSGETTPHSVLRKGGNKRPTEKTDLTHEELTLTEQVQAHGTTRRLLLPKPGKAWTKSQQMRLKQKSLSEEATKTKYSRKVRWQCPECKSLFDHFLGLKAHAVESHSFMLPLLDPETTKIRLDRKVSKDLVGETEIVQSTC from the exons ATGGATACAGCTGTAGACATAGATGGTGCTGACGGTATGGACCAGGGGACCACGGAGTGCCAAAAAGCACACAGACAGGCCAGCACCTCCCTCAACATTCCCAGATTGAACATGGAGGTCTCTGACAGTCAGGTACTAGTTCAG GGCCAAATTGACTCAGCACAGACAgatgctttgtacagtgtggAGTGGTTACagaaacaaatgaaagaaagaaaccaTGGGGAGACAGTTGTTCCCAACTCCAG GATTCTGCGCAGGTTGTTCTCCTCGGCCATGGCACATCGGCTGAGAGCACAGTCCCCCCACAAGTACAGGAACGCCCTGCTCCTCAAGGACCACCTGGACATCCTGTACACCATCTTCCATGGCAAGGCCCCTCAGGAGACAGCCAACCCCTTCCTTCTCAGTCTCATTGAAGAGTATGAGAGGATGAAGCTTGCTGAAGCAAAAG CTCCTGTAGACAACTTCTCATCTGACAAGGAAGACAGCTGTACAGTTCAGACACAGCAGCAGGACAGTAAGGACAGTCCTAGTCATGCTGAAACCCAGGCAGAGAACCCCAGAACTGTCAAAAATAGTGGAGATGTGGAAGGCAGAGCTGACAAACAAACTGAAGCAATCGATGGAAGCACAAACTTTAAGACTTCTGCCAAGAAAGTGACACCTAAAAAAGGGATGATTAGGATGGGCAATCGCTGCTACTCTTGTTTTGAGTGTTATGATGTCTTTAAGAACTCTATTGAGTTGAGGATGCACTTCCTCCTCCATCACCCCTCACGCCTTCCTTACATTGATGGAGAGGATGACATCTTGGAGGCCAGGCAAGTCATCCAGGCTACGGTGGAGAGGGGGGAACATATCGACTTTCACTCCATCTCCCTCCAGTTTCCCAGCATCACTGAGGAGGAGTTTCTGAGGACCAAAAATAGCTGCATGTCTCTAAAGGATAAGATACAAACAACTGTTCAGGGCCTTCTGCCTTCAACACACAGTATCAAGTTTGTACAGAACCCTATGTCAGTTACAACAGTTGATAGTGCTGTATCAAAGTCAATGTTAAATGGTAGGGAGGAATTGTGTGATGTAAACAGAGAAACTGCTCTAGATTTGTCAGCTAAGAGTAAAGATGATGTAAATATTGGAAGTGTAGAAAGGAAGCCATGTGTGCCATTACACCACTACGATATGAAAAGTACCCATTCATTGTCAAAAGTCGAAAGTGATAAAGGTCCATCACAATTAATTGTTAAAGTAAAACAAGAACCTAATGATCTACATGAGTTTGGACGTGACCTCCATGACAAAGAGTGTTCAAGAGCTCCTCCTAAACTACTTCAGGAAAAGGTGAAGAAGGAGACTGCAGACAAAGGTGTAGATCCCATGCCTTTAAGTATCTATTTGAGACAGGCAAATGCTGCAAACACAgatgcagaaaaaaagacagagTTACAAAAAGGGCCCAGTGGTAGCTTACAGATCCTCAACACAGATGTGAAGATGGAAATAAAAAGAAGATTTGATGATCACAATGAAGGACACCCCGTCAAGAAAACATCATCTACCAGGAGGAAAAATACTCGACCAAAGAGGATGAGAGTTGACAGTGACTCCTGGGAAGATGCAGGTACTGGCACTGGGACAGAGAAGGCCATTGAACACATGCAGCCATGGGCTGACCAGGCAGggacaggttttaaaaaagaaacctTGGCAGCTTCAGAAAATTCCTCATCATATTTTGACAATGCCTTCAGTGAAGAAGTTGAAAGTCTTGACAAAAGTGTGAAGGGGAAAACAGCAGCTTTATTTAAGGTTAAGATGTGTGTTGATTGTAACAAGACCTTCAGAAGCCACGTGGACCTCAAAATGCACGTGTTGCGTAACCACCCAGAGAAGCTTCCTCTGCTGAACTGGCCAGCTGAAGACTTTCCAAGCACCAAACCTCCTGATGGTTTTGCAGAGGACAGCAGACCTGGGCTGATCTACTGTACAGAATGTGACTCTACATTCAAGATGTTCATGGATCTGAAGATGCATGTGATGCAGGTCCACCCAGAGAAGCTACCCGACTTTGAGTGGCCTAACAGGGACCAGATGAGGAAGCGGGGAAACCCTTACAGGAGAAGCAAGAGAGCCAGGCAGCCAGGCCGTAAGATGAAGAGAGGGAGGAGTAGATCTCCAAAGGGAAGAAGCCAAGAAAGAGAAATGACTTCATCAGGGTCTGACAGACAAGAGGAGGAGCAGTTTGCACAGGATGGGTCCTTAGATTTGAGGATAAGGAAATCTGTAAAGAAAGAAACGAGCAGTGAAATTTTAGACCTGAGTGTGCGCAAAGTTCCAACTTGCATTACAGGAGTAAATAGCTACAGCAACCCCTCAGCAGATGGCTCTATACCAGCAACAGGATACAAACAGTTTACAGAACATGTGCCAGGCAGAAAGCGAGGACACAGATGTTCTCTATGCCATGAGACGTTCGCTTTACTTGTAGAGCGCAAAATGCATGTTCTGCAGTGCCATCCTGAGAAACTGTCAGACTTCAACATGAGAGATGTGCCACAATCCAGCACTACTACAGAGCATGATCTGTGGACAAAAGAAGTGCCTAACGGAAGGGGAAAGAACAAGTATACCAGGAAGTGCCCTATGTGTACCAAAGAATTCAGGTCTCTCACTATGTTGAAAAAGCATGCATTGGCAAAGCATCCTGGAGGGCTTGCTGAAGTGTGTAGAGATAGCACCCCTGTCAGTTATGGCAGTGTGTTATCATTTGTACCTCCAAGCAGAGTGAAAAGTTCCAATGGAGCAAGCAGTGGTGATTTCAACGAGATTGTAGCAGCCAACACCAGAGTCCACAGAGCAAGAGCAATGAAGCGTAAGTGCCCAGCCTGTGGTGCTTGTTTTAAAGCCCTGTCTCGTCTGAAACAGCACGTCTTGTTGGAACATCCGTCAAAGCTGGGGGAGGTCTGTGAACCAGATGAGGAACCTCCGTTCAGACTTTCATCAAGTACGCCCAAGACTGTGTCTTGTTCAGAATGTGGTGCAGGGTTTGCCACCCCCATTGAACTGAAGAGTCACTTCCTCAAACACCATCCCTCCAAATTCACAGATGTGTTAAAGCCTTTGGCATCTGATCTTCCCGTTGTGAAAAGATTTGGTGACCAGTTTGTTGTCCTGAAAGACAGTCTGCTGTACAGACATATGTGTGAAGAGTGCGGTGTGGGCTTCGCCACACAGGAGGCAAAGATGACTCATGTACAGGTGGAGCACCAAACCCAGGGGAGCAGCTACAGTGCTGCTCTTCAGGTGCTAGTCAACACAAGAGCCACCAAGTTTCGGGGAAAGATGCATCTGTGCCCGCAGTGTGGTACGGGCTTCAGTACAGAGATCGAGCGGAAGCGACATGTCCTAGAACACCATCCGGGCCAGTTTGCAAAATTTGCAGAGGTGGTGGACCCCCTGAACCTGCAGGTGACAGAGCCTGTGTCTGGAGAAGGTGACAAGACAAAATTCACACAGCTTAGTGGGTATTCCAAGAAGTCTCTGTGGGGTATCCCCTGTCCCGCCAACTGTGAGACACGCTGTAAGACGTGGTTGGATCTTAAGAAGCATGTCCTGATGCACCACCCCTCCTGCTTCGGAGAAGTCTGCAGGTACAGCCAAGAGGACATAACAAGACTCGTGCTGGAGAAAACATCAACTGTAAAGGCGGAGAAGGGCAGTGGCACTGAAGACATCAACACAGAGGATGGAAATATAGTGAAAACTCTGTTGACTGGGCACAGGCTGATTCAGGCTGCACTGTCGCAGTCCTCCATACATCAGGGTGAAGTCAGTAATGATAAAGTTGTTAAACAGGAGCACAGTGCCAAAAACGAAAGGGTAGACCACAACACCAGCTCACCCAATGGTGTGACTCAAACAAATGGAAAAGGAGACTCAATGGAGAAAACTAATACTCGGCACGTAAGGCGACACTGGTGCCCCGACTGCCACATGCCGTTTTCCAACTTCTTGGACCTgaagtttcatgtcatgatgaAACACCCTGCCAAACTTCTCACACTGAACGTTCCAGAGAAGAACGTCCAGCAGCAGCCAGCAGGGATGGAACCAGTGGACAGCAAAGAGTCCCAGAATGCTCTACCCAGTACAAACAGTGGGGAGACCACACCGCACAGTGTGTTGCGTAAAGGTGGCAACAAGAGGCCGACAGAGAAAACAGATCTAACGCATGAGGAgctcacactcacagaacaggTGCAGGCACATGGAACCACAAGACGGCTTCTCCTTCCTAAGCCAGGCAAGGCATGGACCAAAAGTCAGCAGATGCGGCTTAAACAGAAAAGTCTGTCAGAAGAGGCCACGAAAACCAAGTACTCCAGAAAAGTGAGATGGCAGTGCCCAGAATGTAAAAGCCTGTTTGACCATTTTCTTGGCCTGAAAGCGCACGCAGTAGAAAGTCATTCCTTCATGTTGCCCTTGCTTGATCCAGAAACCACCAAGATCAGACTTGACAGGAAGGTCTCTAAAGACTTGGTGGGAGAAACAGAAATCGTCCAGAGTACATGTTAG